The Deltaproteobacteria bacterium genome window below encodes:
- a CDS encoding AAA family ATPase — protein MSRLERAAAILEAAETWKQRCLLHGGSMFTDERLWTRECFEQLHTHFVERPDTGTGSFDERLRRQLEPAPPEAKRLWAEMTWLYLLIVSGVKGVTKHDRIRTVWESSGAALPEDHPALGDVLDGGIVYPGMAYLGHQRHEFNFIITLMRDWSSRTPQDRTSLLSGSWVFAAWVDSHSEGRRRSFRHALLFLLFPEVFQAIVSLNHKKAIVEAFSDENGKTLDVGNMNLVDLDKRLLEVVRRLQEERPGEEIHLYESPLKERWQPGPTIPANGNGSLDDEAWYRKRFGTANVWAIGAGQGARFWPDFQEQGIAAIGYSELADLGEYETKDAIHSALIENGRGPNPSNHSLAAWEFAHEIKVGDILIAKKGRSVILGWGEVTGEYVHDPERAGYPNLRTVQWHPRHTPISLDDLISTKTLTRFTPYKQWLRDIFSLIDGDRPVVVPPKPYGIGCTLKDLFVEETQLQRILDSLALRKNLILQGPPGVGKTFIAKRIAWCLIGYKDSRPIEMVQFHQSYAYEDFVQGWRPTETGGFTLRNGVFFEFCKRAEQEPETPFVFIIDEINRGNLSRIFGELLMLIEADKRGPDHAISLTYSTVGERFSVPDNVHILGLMNTADRSLAIVDYALRRRFAFETLEPAYGTRQFRDYLLNADVDLSLRWTGWSKICAADGPEDSHRQHLLPPVLRLEPRGGAGCRAAGGVGWT, from the coding sequence ATGAGTCGACTGGAACGTGCGGCCGCCATCCTTGAGGCCGCCGAGACGTGGAAACAGCGATGTCTGCTGCACGGCGGATCGATGTTCACCGACGAGAGGTTGTGGACGCGGGAATGCTTCGAACAACTTCATACCCACTTCGTTGAACGCCCCGACACGGGAACCGGGTCGTTCGATGAGAGGCTTCGGCGCCAACTCGAACCCGCGCCCCCGGAAGCTAAGCGTCTGTGGGCGGAAATGACGTGGCTTTACCTCTTGATCGTCAGCGGGGTGAAAGGTGTAACCAAGCACGACAGGATCAGGACGGTTTGGGAGTCGTCGGGCGCGGCGCTGCCTGAAGATCACCCAGCCTTGGGTGATGTACTGGACGGAGGGATCGTCTATCCGGGGATGGCCTACTTGGGACACCAACGGCATGAGTTCAACTTCATCATAACCCTAATGCGCGACTGGAGCTCGCGTACCCCGCAGGATCGGACCTCGCTGCTGAGTGGTTCTTGGGTCTTTGCGGCGTGGGTCGATAGTCATAGTGAAGGCCGCCGGCGTTCATTCCGTCATGCCTTGTTATTCCTGTTGTTCCCGGAGGTGTTCCAAGCCATCGTTTCCCTGAACCACAAGAAAGCCATCGTCGAAGCCTTTTCCGACGAAAATGGGAAGACGCTCGACGTTGGCAACATGAACCTCGTGGATCTCGACAAAAGGTTGCTGGAGGTAGTTCGACGGCTTCAAGAGGAGCGTCCTGGTGAGGAGATACACCTCTACGAATCACCGTTGAAAGAACGCTGGCAACCAGGCCCTACGATTCCGGCCAACGGCAACGGCTCGTTAGACGACGAGGCTTGGTACCGAAAACGTTTCGGCACGGCCAATGTGTGGGCTATCGGGGCGGGCCAAGGTGCACGCTTTTGGCCAGACTTCCAAGAACAGGGTATCGCGGCCATCGGATACAGTGAACTCGCGGACCTTGGCGAGTACGAGACCAAGGATGCCATCCACAGTGCACTGATCGAAAACGGCCGCGGGCCAAATCCAAGCAACCACTCGCTCGCTGCGTGGGAATTCGCTCATGAAATCAAGGTCGGTGACATCCTCATCGCGAAGAAGGGCCGCTCTGTCATCCTCGGCTGGGGAGAGGTCACCGGAGAGTACGTACATGACCCCGAGCGGGCGGGATATCCGAACCTGAGGACAGTTCAATGGCATCCTCGCCACACGCCGATCAGCCTCGACGACTTGATTTCCACCAAGACACTGACCCGATTCACTCCGTACAAGCAGTGGTTGCGGGATATCTTCAGCTTGATAGATGGCGATAGGCCTGTGGTGGTTCCACCGAAACCGTATGGTATCGGTTGTACGCTCAAGGATCTCTTCGTCGAAGAAACACAACTCCAGCGCATTCTCGACTCCCTCGCCCTGCGCAAGAATCTGATCCTCCAGGGGCCTCCGGGGGTAGGCAAGACGTTCATCGCCAAGCGAATCGCGTGGTGCCTGATCGGGTACAAGGATTCGCGTCCCATCGAGATGGTGCAGTTCCACCAGTCCTATGCGTACGAGGACTTCGTGCAGGGTTGGCGGCCTACGGAGACGGGCGGCTTCACGTTGCGTAATGGGGTGTTCTTCGAGTTTTGCAAGCGCGCGGAACAGGAGCCGGAGACGCCGTTCGTCTTCATCATCGACGAGATCAACCGGGGCAATCTGTCCAGGATCTTCGGGGAACTGCTCATGCTCATCGAAGCGGACAAGCGTGGCCCCGATCACGCGATCTCGCTTACCTACAGCACCGTCGGAGAACGCTTCAGCGTTCCGGACAACGTGCATATCCTGGGACTCATGAATACCGCGGACCGATCCCTGGCCATCGTCGACTACGCGCTCCGCCGCCGGTTCGCGTTCGAGACACTGGAGCCCGCGTACGGGACCAGGCAGTTCCGGGACTATCTGCTCAACGCGGACGTGGACCTGTCGCTCAGGTGGACAGGATGGTCGAAGATTTGCGCCGCTGATGGACCGGAAGATTCCCATCGCCAACATCTACTACCTCCTGTGCTACGCCTGGAGCCACGTGGAGGAGCGGGATGTCGTGCGGCTGGAGGAGTTGGATGGACTTGA
- a CDS encoding aspartate/glutamate racemase family protein: MRIMFLNKAPKNAAKYDVTSVEKLLNGYASEGTRVEVHFPDNFAGSAVEDVTGNQKMLNGLDHMMETPSLIRKICWAAENGFDAVIQSNTFDPGIDGGRLVVKIPVIGPLRTTVHAAAVLADRIGITVPLPSHVPYTWRLLRTIGMDHLVTDIRALDIYGSDINERRAEITETTIGLIRDLVSQTGAQCVVPLGGALIPYVVDPAALQEGAGVPVFNTKSVSIRFAEMCVALGMSHSPLTYPRAELSYKDLVAEI, from the coding sequence ATGCGCATCATGTTTCTCAACAAGGCGCCGAAGAACGCCGCGAAGTACGACGTGACCTCGGTGGAGAAGCTGCTTAACGGCTATGCATCGGAAGGGACACGGGTGGAAGTGCATTTCCCGGACAACTTCGCGGGCTCGGCCGTGGAGGACGTGACCGGGAACCAGAAGATGCTGAACGGGCTGGACCATATGATGGAGACGCCCTCCTTGATCCGGAAGATCTGCTGGGCCGCGGAGAACGGCTTTGACGCGGTGATCCAGTCGAACACTTTCGATCCGGGCATCGACGGCGGCCGGCTGGTGGTCAAGATCCCGGTCATCGGCCCGCTGCGCACCACCGTGCACGCCGCGGCCGTGCTGGCCGACCGAATCGGGATCACCGTCCCGCTGCCCTCCCACGTCCCCTACACCTGGCGGCTGTTGCGCACCATCGGAATGGACCACCTCGTCACCGACATCCGCGCGCTCGACATCTACGGCTCCGACATCAACGAGCGGCGCGCCGAGATCACCGAAACCACCATCGGCCTCATCCGCGACCTCGTGTCGCAGACCGGCGCCCAATGCGTCGTGCCGCTCGGCGGCGCCCTGATCCCGTACGTCGTCGACCCCGCCGCGCTGCAGGAAGGCGCCGGCGTGCCCGTGTTCAACACCAAGTCCGTGTCCATCCGCTTCGCGGAAATGTGCGTCGCCCTCGGCATGAGCCACAGCCCGTTGACCTACCCGCGGGCCGAGCTGAGCTACAAGGATCTGGTGGCGGAAATTTGA
- the iolG gene encoding inositol 2-dehydrogenase, giving the protein MTDATADPVRLGLLGAGRIGQTHARSIAAAEGARLVAVADPVEAAAAAVVRMTGAQAVSAEELLHDPAVEGVLIATPTDVHADLIKRAADAGKAIFCEKPLDLDLSRAQQGVTAAARRGVPLMVGFNRRFDPSFRRLREEIDGGRIGDVELVQITSRDPAPPPLAYIQHSGGLFRDMMIHDLDMARFLVGEPIVEISATGSALVDETIGTAGDVDTAVAVLRSSGGRLCVISNSRRAVYGYDQRIEIHGSAGMLSAGNPVATTVTRADGAGFATDPLNDFFMDRYADAYRLEMAAFCAVVRGGNVPYPDGRDGLAALAIADAASESLATGRTVAVEPVDGTP; this is encoded by the coding sequence GTGACGGACGCGACCGCGGACCCGGTCAGGCTGGGGCTCCTGGGAGCCGGCCGGATCGGTCAGACCCACGCCCGCTCCATCGCGGCCGCGGAGGGCGCCCGGCTGGTGGCGGTGGCCGATCCCGTCGAAGCGGCGGCGGCCGCGGTGGTCCGCATGACCGGCGCCCAAGCCGTGTCGGCCGAAGAACTGCTGCACGATCCCGCCGTCGAAGGCGTTCTCATCGCCACGCCCACCGACGTCCACGCCGATCTCATCAAGCGGGCGGCCGATGCGGGCAAGGCCATCTTCTGCGAGAAGCCTCTCGACCTCGACCTGTCCCGCGCCCAACAGGGCGTCACCGCCGCGGCCCGCCGCGGCGTGCCCCTCATGGTCGGGTTCAACCGCCGCTTCGATCCCTCGTTCCGGCGCCTGCGCGAAGAGATCGACGGCGGGCGCATCGGTGACGTGGAACTCGTGCAGATCACCTCGCGCGATCCCGCCCCGCCACCCCTCGCCTACATCCAACACTCCGGCGGCCTCTTCCGCGACATGATGATCCACGACCTGGACATGGCGCGGTTCCTGGTGGGAGAGCCCATCGTCGAGATCAGCGCCACCGGATCGGCTCTCGTGGACGAGACCATCGGCACCGCCGGCGACGTCGACACCGCGGTCGCGGTGCTGCGCTCGTCGGGCGGCCGCCTGTGCGTCATCTCCAACTCCCGCCGCGCCGTGTACGGCTACGACCAGCGCATCGAGATCCACGGCTCCGCCGGAATGCTCTCCGCGGGCAATCCCGTGGCCACCACGGTGACCCGCGCCGACGGCGCGGGCTTCGCCACCGACCCGCTGAACGACTTCTTCATGGACCGTTACGCGGATGCGTACCGGTTGGAGATGGCCGCCTTCTGCGCCGTCGTCCGGGGCGGCAACGTGCCCTATCCCGACGGCCGGGACGGCCTCGCCGCCCTCGCCATCGCCGACGCCGCGTCGGAGTCCCTGGCTACGGGCCGCACCGTTGCCGTCGAACCCGTGGACGGCACTCCGTAA